From Solea senegalensis isolate Sse05_10M linkage group LG19, IFAPA_SoseM_1, whole genome shotgun sequence, the proteins below share one genomic window:
- the xylt2 gene encoding xylosyltransferase 2 — protein MVASARVQKLLRRYKLAIAAALTILLIQGLVVWSLRSLEEGEAERKTRRSKLPDHNSQDPKRDSALWEKQNSLSGRNKGRWSTRLERTGGTAASALRRATSRQGGKPGIRLKSPQERGVTGAGMDNVVSHDLSSSRNFSEMRWGAGGAPKLPAAAIPGEPGSVDGAHQAPSSDFVPKCDILGKDALSALHRAGSQQCRQEIANIVCQHQAGRLMPDAFPQFCPQPGLSNPVQVVELDNSLSSVENPVRVAFVLMVHGRAVRQLKRLMKAIYHRDHYYYIHVDKRSGYMHREVLQIVQQFPNVRATPWRMVTIWGGASLLKAYLRSMQDLLSMVDWKWDFFINLSATDFPTRTNDELVAFLSQHRNKNFLKSHGRENARFIKKQGLDRLFHECDNHMWRLGERSIPEGLEVSGGSDWFALTRRFVEYVINSQDDLVSGLKQFYSYALLPAESFYHTVLGNSHMCDSLVDNNLRVTNWNRKLGCKCQYKHIVDWCGCSPNDFKPQDLIRIQQLSRPTFFARKFESTVNQEAIEILDTHLYGQYAPGTIAVKAYWESVFEQLDSINSLSDVALTAYTSFFRLGLKSLTTTQKNVEACRFEPVGYPLSVHLYFYDDHFQGYLVRQDVQAVGSKARETLEMWAVPQTSFVLEKNLKEFERLKNLEIGTDWDPKERIFRNFGGVIGPLDEPLAVQKWARGPNLTATIVWIDPALVVAASYDIIVDVDAEYTQYKPPLQRPLRPGTWTVRLLKQWERVAEVCFLVMPLNFKDKEPLRKVEDSWLHAGPPGNLYLEQSFQQLSSMLKLPPQESALREAQHNAQLMGQSLEKWVDNSVRTFWVIGDMCTTQTSSCPALGPCSKTSWSSLSPDPKSELGPVKSDGRIR, from the exons ATGGTGGCTAGCGCTCGAGTCCAGAAGCTCCTCCGACGGTACAAACTAGCCATCGCTGCCGCCCTGACTATCCTCTTGATCCAAGGGCTGGTTGTATGGAGTCTGAGGAGTCTGGAGGAGGGCGAGGCCGAG AGAAAAACACGACGGTCTAAACTACCGGACCACAACAGCCAGGACCCCAAGAGAGACAGTGCACTTTGGGAGAAACAAAACTCTTTGTCAGGGAGGAACAAGGGCAGATGGAGCACCAGGTTGGAGAGGACAGGAGGCACAGCAGCCAGTGCGCTGAGGAGAGCAACAAGCCGGCAAGGAGGAAAGCCCGGCATCAGGCTGAAGTCTCCACAGGAACGAGGGGTGACGGGTGCTGGAATGGACAATGTTGTCTCCCATGACCTGTCCAGCAGCCGCAACTTTAGCGAGATGCGATGGGGCGCAGGTGGCGCACCTAAGCTCCCTGCTGCTGCCATACCAGGGGAGCCGGGCAGCGTGGACGGGGCACACCAAGCCCCCAGTAGTGACTTTGTGCCTAAATGTGATATCTTAGGGAAGGACGCTCTGTCTGCCCTCCATCGTGCCGGGTCACAGCAGTGCCGACAGGAGATCGCCAACATCGTGTGCCAACATCAGGCTGGTCGGCTCATGCCAGACGCATTTCCTCAGTTCTGCCCCCAGCCTG GTCTGTCAAATCCAGTTCAGGTTGTTGAGCTGGACAACAGCCTGTCCAGTGTGGAGAACCCTGTCAGGGTGGCCTTTGTTCTGATGGTCCACGGCCGAGCTGTACGGCAGCTCAAGCGCCTCATGAAAGCCATATACCACCGTGACCACTACTATTACATTCATGTAGACAAG CGGTCGGGCTACATGCATCGAGAGGTCCTGCAGATAGTCCAGCAGTTCCCAAATGTGCGGGCCACACCCTGGAGAATGGTCACCATCTGGGGCGGTGCCAGCCTGCTGAAGGCCTACCTGCGCAGCATGCAGGACCTGCTCTCCATGGTGGACTGGAAATGGGATTTTTTCATCAATCTCAGCGCCACAGACTTTCCCACCAG GACCAATGATGAACTGGTGGCTTTCCTGTCGCAGCACAGAAACAAGAACTTCCTCAAGTCACACGGGAGAGAGAATGCCAG ATTCATTAAAAAGCAGGGTCTCGACCGTCTGTTCCATGAGTGCGACAACCACATGTGGCGTCTCGGGGAGCGCAGCATCCCAGAAGGCCTGGAAGTCTCAGGTGGCTCTGATTGGTTTGCGCTCACCCGCCGCTTTGTGGAGTATGTCATCAACTCCCAGGATGACCTGGTGTCAGGGCTGAAGCAGTTCTATTCCTATGCTCTGCTCCCCGCTGAG TCTTTCTATCACACAGTGCTGGGCAACAGTCACATGTGTGACTCTCTGGTGGACAATAACCTGCGTGTCACCAACTGGAATCGTAAACTGGGATGTAAATGTCAGTACAAGCACATTGTCGACTGGTGTGGTTGCTCTCCCAATGATTTCAAACCACAAGACCTCATCCGGATTCAg CAATTGTCCCGCCCAACGTTCTTCGCTCGTAAATTTGAGTCAACAGTGAATCAGGAGGCCATAGAAATTCTGGACACTCACTTGTACGGCCAGTACGCTCCAGGCACCATCGCCGTCAAGGCTTACTGGGAAAGTGTGTTCGAGCAGTTGGACAGCATCAACTCACTCAGCGATGTTGCCCTCACTGCTTACACATCTTTCTTTCGCCTGGGTCTTAAGAGTCTGACGACGACACAGAAAAATGTGGAGGCATGCAG GTTTGAACCTGTAGGCTATCCACTGTCGGTACACTTGTACTTCTACGACGATCATTTCCAAGGTTACCTGGTGCGTCAGGACGTACAGGCTGTGGGGTCAAAGGCCAGGGAGACACTGGAGATGTGGGCAGTGCCTCAAACGTCTTTTGTACTCGAAAAGAACCTTAAAGAGTTTGAGAGATTGAAGAATCTGGAA ATTGGCACAGATTGGGATCCAAAGGAAAGAATCTTCCGCAACTTCGGTGGTGTGATCGGGCCTCTGGACGAACCACTGGCAGTACAGAAATGGGCCCGTGGTCCAAACCTCACAGCCACTATTGTGTGGATCGACCCAGCactggtggtggcagcatcttACGACATCATAGTGGATGTGGATGCGGAGTACACCCAGTACAAACCACCGTTACAGCGCCCCCTGCGGCCGGGGACCTGGACAGTGCGGCTGTTAAAGCAATGGGAGCGTGTGGCAGAAGTTTGCTTCCTTGTCATGCCACTGAACTTCAAAGATAAGGAGCCACTACGCAAAG tggAGGACAGCTGGCTCCATGCAGGCCCTCCAGGGAACCTGTACCTGGAGCAGAGTTTCCAGCAGCTGAGCTCCATGCTGAAGCTTCCTCCCCAGGAGTCGGCCCTGCGGGAGGCCCAGCATAATGCCCAGCTCATGGGCCAGTCCCTTGAGAAATGGGTGGACAACAGTGTAAGGACATTCTGGGTAATAGGCGACATGTGCACCACACAGACTTCCTCCTGCCCAGCATTGGGACCTTGCTCCAAAACCTCCTGGAGCTCTCTGTCCCCAGATCCCAAGTCTGAACTGGGTCCTGTCAAAAGTGATGGGCGGATCAGGTAG
- the si:ch73-364h19.1 gene encoding uncharacterized protein si:ch73-364h19.1 yields the protein MRVFVLRMMSSRGFLKASLTGYTEEMSTTASPTSPSSLLTSDQLTVVAASFSSLVFFVIVVGLLSIIYRKDPQCCKGRSYQRPHANMDAPPQYYSSRQTLVGSSYLEQTQIMDDSSTQAGHLFFVGRPSSYSLPTLEAPLPRLPSYESVRKKDRQRQIHMMIADRFGLNGPIVTEPPPSYEESVRQSVELPYNILSSGLDISPPQSIYTNMGADIQSETSHPVNSGTNSTHLPV from the exons atgagagTCTTTGTGCTGAGGATGATGAGCTCAAGAGGATTTCTTAAGGCATCACTAACAGGTTACACTGAGGAAATGTCCACAACTGCGAGTCCAACCAgtccctcctctctgctgacatCGGATCAACTCACGGTGGTCGCTGCGTCCT TTTCTTCTTTGGTGTTCTTTGTGATTGTTGTGGGGCTGCTGTCCATTATTTACCGCAAGGATCCACAGTGCTGCAAAGGCCGCTCCTATCAGCGGCCACATGCCAATATg GATGCTCCTCCTCAGTAttacagcagcagacagacactgGTGGGATCTTCGTATCTAGAGCAGACGCAGATCATGGATGACAGCAGCACTCAG gCAGGTCATCTATTCTTTGTCGGTCGGCCCTCCAGCTACAGTCTGCCAACACTGGAGGCCCCCCTGCCGAGGCTGCCCTCCTATGAGAGTGTCCGAAAGAAGGACCGCCAGAGGCAGATCCACATGATGATCGCAGACCGATTTGGCCTCAATGGACCCATTGTGACTGAG CCACCGCCATCCTACGAAGAGAGCGTCCGTCAGTCTGTGGAGCTGCCGTACAACATCCTCTCATCCGGCCTGGACATCTCACCTCCTCAGAGCATCTACACCAACATGGGAGCTGACATTCAGAGTGAAACATCTCACCCAGTCAACTCAGGCACTAACAGCACTCATCTACCCGTGTGA